In Canis aureus isolate CA01 chromosome 25, VMU_Caureus_v.1.0, whole genome shotgun sequence, the genomic window GGGTACAGAAATGGAGAGAGTAGGGAGGGCTTGTGAGTacaatgaaagaacaaatgacaAGTCTCTGAGGGTGCAGACATGTGAGCTgctaaaatcaatgcacagaaataaatCAAGTGAAGCTTCCGGGGGATTGATGGTGATGGACAGAAGGAAGGGATGGACTGAAGAATTTAGAATTTCTAGAAAGCCATAGCGCAGGTGAAAAATGAAGAGTTAGGAGGATAGAAGATTACCATCAGAGGTTAGAGACAATAGTGGTGGAATCATTCAGATAAGATGAATGTTTGGGTCTCAAGGGTCACCTTGTGAGTACAGGGCTGAAATCAAGTTGAGCAATGGGGGCTTAGGTTAGATCTTACAGGAATTTGAGATCAGAGTATTGGATGACTTACCAACATTAATGCTGAAGTTGGTGGTTAAGACATTGGGAGTGGGATTTACAAAACTCTGTGAACCCAACACCAAAGTGCAGTAGCAGTTGGAGGAGGCTGAGGACAGTGGGTACATCAAAACAATGGGGGCAAACAGAGGGTGTGTTTTAGAGATGACCTCTCAACCTCTGGCTTTGCTACACCTGGAGTGTGGTAGCCCAACCTCTGTTCTCTGATAGCCCTGTAACCTGCGTGTAGACCTTCATAATGCTCAAGTCTACCTTGGTCCTGGGTGATTAGTCTAGGACGGGGGAATGGACTTCATCAGCCTAATACAAAGTGCTTCCTTGGCTCTCACCACCTTTAAGTACAGTCatgtctttttctccttgttaAAAAACCTTCAAGGACCACATCCCTTCTCGTGacttttctctttgattctctAAATCGAAACACCTCAAGAGTGTGGTGTGAAGTAACTGCCttctttttgtgttcttttaCTCAACATATTGAAGTCTGGCTTCCACTGACAACCACTGCCACTGGTACCAATTTTACATGTTTAGGGAAGAGATTATTTCAGAGCACCAAttctacattgggtgtagaatgCCCAGGTTTAAATTGGTCCAAACCAGTTTTGGACGCTAATCACTAAAAAGCCCATGTATATAAATGTGCACTGGCCTGAAATCTCTACtaacatttttcccttttagcatTTTCAGGGTTTAAGACCCAACACAGCTTTACGTGTTAGATCAGCAAACACTGTAgattcttaaaagcagcaagatcAGGGAAATAGACAATTGTCATGCAAAGAGACTCCTTAAGGACATGCTAATAGACAATTGTAAGTAGCAAAGCTAAAGGTGAATTCATCTAGAGAACGTTGCTTTGTAAGGTGAGAGACAAAAATGAcaggtcatttgtaaatatcttctcccattctgtagctgtgcagaagcttcttatctgatgaagtcacaataattcatttttgcttttgtttctcttgccttcatggatgtatcttgcaagaagttgctgtggccaagttcaaaaagggtattgcctgtgttctcctctaggattttgatggaatcttgtctcacatttagatctttcattcattttgagtttatctttgtgtatggtctaagagaatggtctagtttcattcttctgcatgtggatgtccaatgttcccagcactcCTTACTTGTTCTTTTGCCTGAGATGATGAGAGTAAAAAGCAAACACAAGGTAAAGGAGATTGAAGGTTACCATCTCCTCATCAAGACTTGGGAGACTGAGTTTTTAGAGTTTTAGCATTTTCAAATGGTTTCATTTATGTAAAGCTCAAGAACAGGCTAAAGTACCGGTATTTCTTCTATTAGCTTTGGTTTGTGTTTTATAAGACTATGATCCCTAGGAGGAAGCCACCTGGAGAAGTGTTTTGTGCCAGTGTTAGCCTATGGATAGTTCAGCTGTGGGTTGGACATGCCTTGGCCCCATAAACTACCCAGTATTCCTTTCCAAACCAACTTTTCTCCTGGTTGTATGCTTATGGTTTCTTTTATATTTGGAGTTGCCCTTCAGTGACAATCATcatgaactgaaaaaaataaaaatatttttaaaaaagtttttaaaatttattcatgatagacaggaagagagagagcgagagagagagagagagagagagaaagggagagagataggcagacatataggcagagggaggagttggctccccacaaagagccctatgtgggacttgatcttggaccCTGGGAcaacaccctgagctgaaggcagacgctcaaccactgataaacccaggcatccctgaagaaaCAAAGATTTATTACTTACAAGACCTGGAAATTTCATAGATCACTAGGCCCACCTGGTGAAGTctttgggggaagggagagaagaaaagaatgcctcgttttccttttatttggatCAAGGTTGGGGACCTGGGGTTTCCTGGGCTCCCTTTCTGTTGGTGAATTTTAACACAAGAGTGGGAATTTAAAGTTCGGgaagactcccagtgcttccccattgagaatgatatttgctgtgggcttttcatagatggcttttaagatgatgaggaatgttccctctatccttacactctgaagagttttgagcaggaatggatgctgtattttgtcaaatgctttctctgcatctattgagaggatcatatggttcttgttttttctcttgctgatatgatgaatcacattgattgttttacgagtgttgaaccagccttgtatcctgGGGATatatcctacttggtcatggtgaataaccttcttaatgtactgttgtatcctattggttagtatcttcttgagaatttttgcatccaagttcatcagggatattggtccctaattttcctttttggtggggtctttgtctggttttggaattaaggtgatgctggcctcatagaacgagtttggaagtactccatctctttctatctttccgaacagctttaatagaatcggtatggtttcttctttaaacgtttgatagaattctccagggaagccatctggccctggacttttgtgtcttgggagactTTTGTGTCTGTTCCTAAgaacaggaacaagacagggatgtccactctcaccactgctattcaacatagtactagaagtcctagcctcagcaatcagacaactaaaagaaataaaaggcattaaaattggcaaagaagaagttaaactctccctcttcaccaatgacatgatactttacatagaaaacccaaaagactcaaccccaagattgctagaactcatacagcaattcggcagggtggcaggatacaaaatcaatgcccagaaaccagtggcatttctatacactaacaatgagactgaagaaagagaaattaaggagtcaatcccatttacaattgcacccaaaagcataagatacctaggaataaacctaaccaaagaggtaaaggatctataccctaaaaactacagaacacttctgaaagaaattgaggaagacacaaagaaatggaaaaatatgctatgctcatggattggaagaattaatattgtgaaaatgtcaatgttacgcAGGGCAATTTTcccatttaatgcaatccctatcaaaataccatggaatctcttcagagagttggaacaaattattttaagatttgtgtggaatcagaaaagactctgaatagccaggggaattttaaaaaagaaaactatagctgtgggcatcacaatgccagatttcaggttgtactacaaggcagtggtcatcaagacagtgtggtactggcacaaaaacagacacatagatcaatggaacagaatagagaacccagaagtggaccctcaaatttatggtcaactaatattcaataaaagaggaaagactatccactggaagaaagacagtctcttcaataaatggtgctgggaaaattggacatccacatgcagaagaatgaaactagaccactctctttcaccatacacaaggataaactcaaaatggatgaaagatctaaatgtgagacaagattccatcaatatcctagaggagaacacaggcaacaccctttttgaacttggccacagtaacttcttgcaagatacatccatgaaggcaagagaaacaaaagcaaaaatgaactattgggacttcatcaagatacgaagcttttgcacagcaaaggatacagtccacaaaactaaaagacaacctacagaatgggagaagatatttgcaaatgacgtatcagataaagggctagtttccaagatctataaagaacttattaaactcaacagcaaagaaacaaacaatccaatcatgaaatgggcaaaagacatgaacagaaatctcacagaggaagacatagacatggccaacacgcacatgagaaaatgctctgcatcacttgccatcagggaaatacaaatcaaacgcaatgagataccacctcacaccagtaagaatggggaaaattaacaaggcaggaaaccacaaatgttggagaggatatggagaaaagggaaccctcttacactgttggtgggaatgtgaactggtgcagccactctggaaaactgtgtggaggttcctcaaagagtaaaaatagatctgccctctgacccagcaattacactgctggggatttaccccaaagatacagatgcaatgaaatgctgggacacctgcaccccaatgtttctagcagcaatgtccacaatagccaaactgtggaaggagcctcggtgtccatcaaaagatgaatggataaagaagatgtggtttgtgtatacaatggaatattcctcagccattagaaatgacaaatacccaccatttgctttgacgtgaatggaactggagggtattatgctgagtgaaataagtcaataggagaaggacaaacattatatggtctcattcatttggggaatataaaaagtggtggagggaataaaggggaaaggagaaaaaatgagcgggaaatatcagaaagggagacagaacatgaaagactcttaactctgggaaacgaactaggagtggtggaaggggaggtgggcagggggtgggggtgactgggtggtgggcatttgacgggatgagcactggatgttattctgtatgctgacaaattgaacaccaataaaaaataaatttattaaaaatagtaaagttccagggatccctagctggcgcagcggtttggcgcctgccttcggcctagggcgcgatcctggagacccgggatcgaatcccacatcgggctcccggtgcatggagcctgcttctccctctgcctgtgtctctgcctctctctctctctctgtgtgtgactatcataaataaataaaaattaaaaaaaaatagtaaagttccagaagagaaaaaaataaaaacaaaaacaaaacaatatgtaGTTGAAATAGTCAGCTGTGGAAAACAACCAATATCTCTGTATCTGGTGGATTCCACTCCTGGCAGTGGGTTTATTCAAGATGCCTAAGCAACCAAAGCGTAAGTCAGGCCTTTGCATTACAAGAGAGAATACAGCTCTCAAGGCTTACCCTACAGCAAGGAGGAGGATGAAATCTAATGCATGAAGATGGCACAGGAGATGGATGGGAAGAAGCCACTTCATTGATGATTTGATTGAGTTACTCAACTAACTGGAGCTATGTATCTCCAGACCTATTGCTAGTTCAATGATAAATCTTCTTCAGTCTCTGTTATTGTTAATCACATTTTGGTCACTTGAAGATGCCTAATGAATACATACTCTGCTGAGTCAAGCATGTCTTGTGTcatttttgttcagttttgttgCTTTGGTCTGCTCGTTTGATCTCTGTGTGCTTATGAAGTTTACTCCTGATGTTTTTATATTGATCTTGCTATAGCAAATGGAGTTTTGTATGATATATCTTTTTGGTTCACAATTGCTATCGACTAATAGAAAAACTACTGATTGTAAGAATATTGAACAATTGTTTTCCCTTTCTGAATTCTCCTGGAATGCTAATAAATTCTCATTTCTGATCGAGATTTCTTAGATTTCTGGGTAGATAATCATGATGAACTCTGATATTTGTAGATCCCACTCTTGCAATTGTAAATGTCATCTTCTCATCTTGTCTCACTGCTTTGGAGGGAAATTGCATCATCTTCTCAAGTAATATGAGTAGCAGTGTTGTTTTATTACACTGTAATTACTTCAGTCTGGTATTATCTGTTATCATGAAGCATGTGGTTGAATATTATTGAAtgttacatattttctatttgaagagagaatcatcagaatttttttgttaaatatttgaggtcacaatgttgaattttatatttatgcctATTAAGATCCTATAGGGTGGTCATAGTATTCTTATTTAACCTACTGATTTGAGAATTCAAACCCTAATAAAGTTTGTTTGGTCATGGATTACTATTTAGGTAGGTGTTATTCTTCCAGTATACTTTCAGGTTCAGTGGATTAATATCTCATTTAGAATTGTTGTCTataataaccaccatttgcttcaacgtggatggtactggagggtattatgctgagtgaagtaagtcaattggagaaggacaaacattatatggtctcattcatttggggaatataaataatagtgaaagggaatataagggaagggagaagaaatgtgtgggaaatatcagaaagggagacagaacataaagactcctaactctgggaaccgaactaggggtggtggaaggggaggagggcgggggggggggtgggggtgaatgggtgacgggcactgtgggggggcacttgacaggatgagcactgggtgttattctgaatgttggtaaattgaacaccaataaaaaataaatttattttttaaaaaaagaattgttgtcTATATATTCATTAGAGATAAATGGTTTTTTCAGGTTTTGAAACAGAAAAAGCTATGGTTTTACCATAGTTCTGAAAATGCATTGATAGTTTTCCCTATGATTCTGTACTCCAAACAATACATATAACATAGAAGTTTGAACTTACCTGAAAAACTGTCTGTGCTTGTTGCCCTTTTGAGctacttcttttttaagaaaaattattttaggggcacctaggtggctcaggggttgagtgtctgccttctgcttagggcatgatcctggtcccagaatcgagttccacattgggcttcttgcatggagtctgtttctctctctgtctgtgtctctgcctctgtctgtgtctctcatgaataaatagataaaatattaaaaaaagaaaaattaacttaatttaatttattttcaattaattaacacatagtgtagtattagtttcagaggtagatttCACTGATTCGTCATttgtatgtaacacccagtgctcattacatatcatgccctccttaatgtctatcacccagttaccccatccccctgctttcCTACCCTTAGCAACTGtcatttgtttcttatagttaaaagtcatttatggtttgtctccctttatgattttgtcttctttattttttcctccctttccttatgatcctctgttttgcttcttaatttccagctctgttttgttctttatttccacatatgagtgaaatcatatgataattgttttccCCTGATTGActtaccctccaggtccatccatctCATTGccaatggtaagatttcatttttttttgatgactgagtaataatcctctgtatatatgtaccacatcttctttatccattcatttgccaatggacatctgggctctttccatatttgaccatgtggacattggtgctataaacattggggtgcagttgcccCCTTGGATCATtatctttgtatcttttgggtaaatacctagtagtgtaattgctgggttgtgggtagctctatttttaactttttgaggaacttctgcTGCAAGAGAGCTTAGTTCTTGTCTCAGGGAGTGGGAAAATGAATCTcgtggacaaaggagagtgagaaaAGATGATAGAAGCTTATTATGCAAGGATACAGAaaatgctaatatatatatatatatatatatataatgtggtatatatataccatgtcttctttatccattcatcagtcaatttCCTCTGgtgctctttctataatttggctattattgatgctgctataaacatcaggatgtgTGTGTCCCTTTAAATTGTTATTAAAGGAGTGAGGGGGTTCCCGACAGAGTTGCCATTGAGGGCTTTTTTGGCTGGCCTTTTATTGAGAGCCTAATCAGGCAACTTATGGCCTTGAGATTTCTTGCGCTGTCTTGAGTGAATGACATAAGGCTGTCTTTTAGTCTGGTGAGTCTTTGTGATTACTTTGTAGCTGTCAAGGAAAGATAACATTTTGGAGCCAGGGGGCCAGGGGtacttccttttctctgtttttgttgctttatctctgttttcttgggatttATAGGAGTGTCACTCTGGAGCTTCTCGGTATACTttctgtatgagtgaaaccatatgatgattgtccttctctgattgacttacttcactcagcataataccctccagttccatccacgtcgaagctaatggtgggtattcgtcatttctaatggctgagtaattgttcaattttttttcttgggttaCATATTCCtctaaattaaacaaatatattgaGATGAATCTTagtatttccttaaaatttttattctttttttaaagattttatttattcattcattcatgagagacacacagagagaggcagagacaccagcagagggagaagcaggttccctgcagggagcctgatgtgggactggatcctgggtctctaggatcatgttgagccactcaggctgcccaatttttattcttttatcagagttgtattattgatttctttttcttttttcttagatatATTTATGGAGTTATGTCAAATTTATAGATCTTTTTGAATATCTGAACTTACTtctcaattatatttttctgtatctgaCTTAATTCGTGCTTTTGAGTTCCTTTATCCTCCTTTTCTTATGTTTGGTTTTGTTATCTTGGTAATGATTGTATTTGAGTTTTCAGAAGCATAAATTATTCTTGATTATTAGTGAATGCATATAAGATAGATAAAGATAATGGTTGCCctcatacttttttaaaactatagtacataatattttcttgttcattaaattcttaatattatttttttagttttgacaCTACTTACTACATTTACATATCACATTGTCATTTGTCAACTGGAGGCATATCCAacttcatataaaatattattacattaaATATCAAGTAATAAATGATTAAAGAGGGGTCTTTCATAGTCATTGCTTATAGTCTGCCTTTCCTAATGTAATTTATACTCCTTGAAATTCTTTtagatggctgaatagtattctgtgtttatatatatatatatagtggtatatatataccacatcttctttacccattcatcagtcaattTCCTCTGgtgctctttctataatttggctattattgatgctgctactataaacatcacGATGTGTGTGTCCCTTTAAATTGttattaaattgttatttttgtatcgtttgggtaaatacctagtagtgcaattgctaaaatgtagggtagttttatttttaattttgtttcggaaaatatttatttatttgagaaagagggagagagagagagagagagagaaagagagagagagagagagagagagcatcccaagcagactaCAGGTGAGTGGGGAATCTGAAgtggatcctttttttttaagattttatttatttattcatgagagagagagacagagagagtgagagacagagagagatgcagatagagagagagagagagaggcagagacacaggtagagggagaagcaggctctagcaggaagcccgatgtgggactcgatcccaggactccaggatcacgccctgggctgaaggcaggtgccaaactgctgagccatccagtgaTCCCTGAAGTGGATCTTcattgatctcaagaccctgagatcatgacctgagcacctggctgtgccacccagtgCCCATATTCTTAACTTTCAGAGGAACtaccatgctgttttccagatggctgtaccagtttatatccccaccaacagtgcaagaaggttctcctttctcccctccttgccaacacctgttgtttcctgtgttaattttagccattctgacagatgtgaggacgtatctcactgtggtttttgaCTTGTGTtgccctgatgatgaatgatgttgaacaacttttcatgtgtccTTTAGCTATCTGCATGtctactttggaaaactgtctattcatgtcctctgctcatttcttaactggattattcgtttttttggtattgagtttgataagttcattatagattttggatactaatttATCAGATATAggtcattgcaaatattttctcccattgtgaaggttgccttttagtttgttgattgtttcccttgctgtgctgaagctttttatcttgatgaagtcccaatagttcatttttgcttttgtttcccttgcctctggagacatgtctagcaagaagttgctgtagccatGGTCAGAgagtttgctgcctgtgttttcttctaggattttgatggtttcctgtctcatgcTTAAGTCTTTCATCACTTTTGAATTTGTGTATGATGTAGTAAAGTGGcgcagtttcattcttctgcatgttactgtccagttttcccaacaccattggttgaagacactgtcttttccccattggatattcttcctgctttgttgaagattagttgaccatatagttgtaggtCCATTAATGGGTTTTATTCTGCTCCATTggcctatgtgtctgtttttgtaccagtaccaacTGTCTTATGACTACAGCTTTGAAATATAGCTTGatgtctagaattgtgatgctgccagctttgcttttctttttcaagattgctttggctatgtgCGGTCTtatctggttccatacaaattttaggattgcttgttctagctctgtgagaaATGCTAGGAGTGTTTGGaatgggattgcattaaatttgtagattgttttcagtagtacagacattttgacaatatttgttcttccaatccaaaagtatgggatgtttttccatttctttgtgtcctcttcaatttctttcataagtgttccgtagtttttagagtacagatcttttacttctttggttaggtttattcctaggtatcctatggtATTTAGCACATCAATATAAAGTTTGGATTGTTTTGTTGACATAGGATTTTTTCCATTtaccaattttttatttaaaaacttacaaggaaaaaaaaaacttacaaggAGTTGGGATTTGCAAATGTTAACTTCTGTTTAAAATGTCTCCCTCGTTTTTAGTTCTTTGTGCAACACCTCATCAGATGCTGAATCACCTGAAATGATCATCGAATCTTTTCAACCTAATTATTTTGGTGTCTTATCCAAATGTTTTGTGGAAAATTGTCTCACATTCCCTTGCAAACAGTGGAGCACAGACTTTCCAAATAAGAGCCCTAGTCAAGAACTATCACCTTGGAGTAATAGTCAAGCTCTATTTAGACAAGCTCAAGAATCTTTCACCAAATAGTGTGTCATTGCGTGTGGGAGAAGGtgggaacaaaaaaagaaatgcaaaggaacCCAGGCTTTATAACTGTGTTTCTGCCACCATTTAGAAATATTTCCCCAGTGTCCTTCTCACAGCTGCCTTCACCTCTTTATTCTTTAGGCTGTAGATGAGGGGATTCAGCAAGGGTGTGACTGCACTGTACTGCAAGGACAGGAGCAAAACCAGGGAGGAATCAGTTGTGGGCATAAGGTAGCgaatcacacctgagccaaagaacaGGGTCACTGCAatgaggtgggaggagcaggtggagaaagTCTTGCTTCTGCCTGAGGTGGAGCTGATGCTCAGGATGGTGGAGACGATACGGGCATAGGAGAAGAAGATTGGGAGGAAGGTCCCAAGCCCATGTAGTAAGATGGAGCAGATCAAGATGTCAACACTGATGGAAATAtctgagcaagagagagggaagagggagggcagCTCACAGATGTAATGATGTATGGTTTGGGCCTCACAGAAGTCCAGGTTAATAGCCAAGAGCACAATGACAAATGCATTGAGACAGGCCAGACCCCATGAGATCAACACCAGCTTCACACAGAACTGGGGGCTCATCACCTGGCCATAGAGCAGTGGGTGGCAGATGGCagcatagcggtcataggccatcactgAGAGCAGAAAGGCTTCAGTCCCTGGTGTGATAAACACAAAGAACACCTGGGTGAGGCAGCCCTCCACTGAGATGGTTCTCTTCTCAGACAGAAGGTCCTTCAGGAGCTTGGGCACAGtgacagaagagaagcagaggtcTAGGAAGGACAGGTTActcaggaagaagtacatgggagtGTGGAGGCGGGAATCAGCCCTGATCACCAGCAGCATCATCAGGTTCCCCATCACAGTCAGGAGGTAGATCCCCAGGAAGAACACAAAGAGCAGAGCTTCAATGTAGGGGTCGTCGGACAGCCCAAGGAGAATGAACTCCGTGATGGTGCTGTGGTTCCTCAAGGCCATTTGTGGAGGGGGTTTCCCTGGAGTAATAGAGAAATAGTGATGAGATCCCTCTCCTTCACGTCATCACTCCTCTTACCATACATGCTTCCCTGCTTCCCTATACTCTGTGCGGACATCTCAAGGCTGCCCTCACTGTCTATCGGGAAGAATTTTTATCTTGTTTGGTTATAACTGATCTGGTTCACAGTGTTTGCATAGTTcagagaatattctttttcttccataagGGTTTACCTGGAAAAATGAGTCTTGCTGGTTCACCTCCACATCTCTGCATTATGAtccccctccttttaaaaaatattttgtttatttattcatgagagaaacacagagagaggcagagatacaggaagagggagaagcaggctccacacagggagcccgatgtgggactcgatccagggttcCAGGATCCTGTCCTGTGTTGATGGCCcggctaaaccgctgtgccatccagggatccccgtgcATTATGGTTCTATTGCATTCTTCCTAGCATTTAGAAACCTAAAATTTCTTGCATGTATCTGCAGGGATATTCTAaactttctctttaatttctaaaTCATAATTTTTTGTTCAAAATCATCCAATGTCTCCTTACCAGAGTTGATAACCATTAGGGTAAGGAGGTGCGTATCTTAGAAGgctaatgaaagaaaataaattttctttaagatctgaagaaaaaatgaatacaatataGGCTGGATTATATTTATAATGGGTGGGACAGAGCCAGAGAAATGCTTGCTTGTTATTGTGCCTCATAATTGCTTcagtaatataaattttaataaaattttattaaaaagggGCCTATGAAAGCAAAAGTGCCTGGGAGCCATGGAAGTCAAGTCCCTGCTCTTTACTTTGTAAACAAGTCCATACATACTAAGGCTTCATTAAAACGCTTTCTTAATGACTATCTCAATTGTTTCAAGGTAGTTCCATAAGATTGGAGAGGGAATTATTAGCCTCAGGGTAAGGAAGTTTATCCCTATTTTACCTGTGAGAAGTCTCATATTAAGGGATATTTGCAATGTCATATAACAACaagtagaagaaagaggaaatacatGCCACTATTTTTCTAATTACAATCCAATGTCTAGGCTTAGT contains:
- the LOC144297569 gene encoding olfactory receptor 8S1-like — its product is MALRNHSTITEFILLGLSDDPYIEALLFVFFLGIYLLTVMGNLMMLLVIRADSRLHTPMYFFLSNLSFLDLCFSSVTVPKLLKDLLSEKRTISVEGCLTQVFFVFITPGTEAFLLSVMAYDRYAAICHPLLYGQVMSPQFCVKLVLISWGLACLNAFVIVLLAINLDFCEAQTIHHYICELPSLFPLSCSDISISVDILICSILLHGLGTFLPIFFSYARIVSTILSISSTSGRSKTFSTCSSHLIAVTLFFGSGVIRYLMPTTDSSLVLLLSLQYSAVTPLLNPLIYSLKNKEVKAAVRRTLGKYF